Proteins encoded by one window of Bacillota bacterium:
- a CDS encoding DUF6305 family protein: MRRTLLIAVVCGALISLAAGGTFSAGKPILVTSIGQSAESAMVKQLCIMGKIPYEMDSLAVAKDLVGPDGQPKYSALVPVVGGSAKGLGAAGINQEQETARSIALLERAASLKINIVYMHIGGEERRGTLSDAFIRATLPYASSVIVVASGDKDSFFESVLKAAGRDVPITKADRIADTLTPLKRALGM, translated from the coding sequence ATGCGCAGAACCCTGCTGATCGCGGTTGTATGCGGTGCCCTGATCAGCCTGGCTGCTGGCGGAACCTTCTCGGCGGGCAAGCCCATTCTGGTGACATCGATAGGCCAGAGCGCGGAATCTGCCATGGTCAAGCAGTTGTGCATTATGGGCAAGATCCCGTACGAGATGGACAGCCTTGCCGTGGCGAAGGACCTAGTAGGTCCGGACGGCCAGCCCAAGTACTCAGCGCTCGTTCCTGTGGTGGGGGGGAGTGCCAAAGGACTTGGCGCTGCAGGGATAAACCAGGAGCAAGAGACCGCACGTTCGATTGCCCTGCTCGAGCGGGCTGCGAGCCTCAAGATCAACATCGTGTACATGCACATAGGTGGGGAGGAGCGACGAGGCACTCTCTCCGATGCGTTCATCCGTGCGACGCTCCCCTACGCATCCTCGGTTATTGTGGTCGCAAGCGGCGACAAGGATAGTTTTTTCGAATCCGTCCTGAAAGCAGCGGGCCGCGACGTTCCCATAACCAAGGCTGATCGAATCGCAGACACTCTCACCCCGCTCAAGCGGGCGCTCGGCATGTAG
- the iolB gene encoding 5-deoxy-glucuronate isomerase, producing the protein MSQKSYGCFKVCLSDALEAESGIREIVGPETPGTGLRYLRFGLVNLIEGERRDLAFEPDEAVLVVLGGKADVIWGEGAHSQRIGERDNVFEGPAWAVYSPPGVSLALRGASRSTEIAVIRARPVEETTGGRADGGRQVEIVSPDMVKIRPVGTGNWYRLVHDIVVQEDQPQATRLIVGETFNPQGNWSSYPPHKHDEEVEGLEGVLEEVYHFRVKPSRGFGFQRIYSPSRGVDEAYVIRDGDTVAIPFGYHPVAAAPRYEVYYLWALAGEKRFMSPREDDAHAWVKNA; encoded by the coding sequence ATGTCTCAGAAATCGTACGGCTGTTTCAAAGTCTGCCTTTCCGACGCCCTTGAGGCGGAGAGTGGCATCCGGGAGATCGTGGGCCCTGAAACCCCCGGCACAGGACTTCGGTATCTGAGGTTTGGCCTGGTCAACCTGATCGAGGGGGAGAGACGAGATCTCGCGTTCGAGCCCGATGAGGCTGTCTTGGTGGTGCTCGGCGGGAAGGCCGATGTGATCTGGGGCGAAGGCGCCCATAGTCAGAGAATAGGGGAACGTGACAACGTATTCGAAGGGCCTGCGTGGGCGGTTTACTCGCCGCCTGGGGTTTCACTTGCCCTCAGAGGGGCATCGCGGTCGACGGAGATCGCGGTCATACGGGCTAGGCCTGTCGAGGAGACGACGGGCGGCCGGGCTGACGGCGGGAGGCAGGTCGAGATCGTATCCCCGGACATGGTGAAGATCAGGCCGGTGGGAACGGGGAACTGGTACCGTCTGGTCCACGACATCGTGGTGCAGGAAGACCAACCCCAGGCCACCAGGCTCATCGTTGGGGAGACTTTCAACCCCCAGGGCAACTGGTCGAGCTACCCGCCGCACAAGCATGACGAGGAAGTGGAGGGTCTGGAAGGGGTTCTCGAGGAAGTTTACCACTTCCGCGTGAAACCCTCGCGCGGATTTGGGTTCCAGCGGATCTACTCACCGTCGCGGGGAGTGGACGAGGCCTACGTCATCAGGGATGGGGACACCGTGGCGATTCCTTTCGGGTACCACCCAGTGGCGGCAGCACCTAGGTACGAAGTCTACTACCTCTGGGCGCTCGCTGGGGAGAAGAGGTTCATGTCACCCCGGGAAGACGACGCGCACGCGTGGGTCAAGAACGCGTAA
- a CDS encoding TRAP transporter large permease subunit produces the protein MISEGWIFLFMVGTFVASAFALRLPIGICLVIASVVGLLAGGEGFALRHMVEGTFGYLNTILVIGCAMMFMKAIQASGLLDTVARWLIDTFYRSRALLLVGLTFLTMFPGMITGSSTASVLTTGALVAPVLMHLGIPKQKTAAIIAMAAIYGMLAPPVNIPAMIIGGGIDMPYVGFAKPLLLATIPLAIAISLFLGLPHLRRLRSLDLVRERLPESYHRTYGLRLYLPFVVLVVLMAGPNLLPGKFPDLGMPLTFFIAAAAAVLSGKPVVPWAVARGAIRDALPVMGILMGVGMFIQVMTVTGVRGFVVVGCLGLPRALLYGAMAVSVPLFGAVSAFGSSSVLGVPFLLALLGTHNEIVAASGLTLLAGLGDLMPPTALAGIFAAQVVDERNYFVVLRHCVIPAILTAAWALVLIRWATPIARWLL, from the coding sequence ATGATCTCTGAAGGCTGGATATTCCTCTTCATGGTTGGCACCTTCGTGGCTTCTGCCTTCGCTCTCAGGCTCCCCATCGGCATCTGTCTGGTCATCGCATCCGTGGTCGGCCTCCTGGCCGGGGGCGAGGGGTTCGCCCTTCGTCACATGGTCGAAGGCACCTTTGGGTACCTCAACACGATCCTCGTGATCGGGTGCGCAATGATGTTCATGAAAGCGATACAGGCATCAGGTTTGCTCGATACTGTGGCCAGGTGGCTCATTGATACCTTCTACCGATCCCGGGCTTTGCTTCTCGTGGGCCTGACTTTCCTGACTATGTTCCCGGGGATGATCACAGGTTCTTCGACTGCGTCCGTTCTGACCACTGGGGCGCTGGTAGCCCCGGTCCTCATGCACCTGGGGATACCAAAGCAGAAGACTGCTGCCATAATTGCGATGGCTGCCATCTATGGGATGCTCGCCCCGCCCGTGAACATCCCCGCCATGATCATCGGGGGCGGGATCGATATGCCCTATGTCGGGTTCGCCAAGCCTTTGCTTCTTGCCACGATCCCCTTGGCGATCGCAATAAGCTTGTTCCTGGGGCTTCCGCACTTGCGCAGGTTACGGTCACTTGATCTGGTCCGTGAGCGGCTTCCGGAGAGCTATCACAGAACCTATGGGCTCAGGTTGTACCTGCCTTTCGTGGTGCTGGTGGTCCTGATGGCCGGCCCCAACCTGCTTCCCGGGAAGTTTCCGGACTTGGGCATGCCTTTGACATTCTTCATCGCGGCTGCGGCGGCGGTGCTTTCGGGCAAGCCCGTGGTGCCCTGGGCTGTGGCGAGGGGGGCTATCAGGGACGCCCTCCCGGTGATGGGCATCCTCATGGGCGTCGGCATGTTCATCCAGGTGATGACTGTGACTGGAGTGCGTGGGTTTGTGGTGGTTGGCTGCCTGGGCCTCCCCAGGGCACTTCTCTATGGCGCCATGGCAGTCTCCGTTCCGCTGTTCGGTGCGGTCTCAGCGTTCGGGTCCTCGTCAGTTCTGGGGGTTCCGTTCTTGCTCGCGCTACTCGGTACGCACAACGAGATCGTGGCTGCATCAGGGCTAACACTCCTTGCAGGCCTGGGTGACCTGATGCCGCCGACGGCCCTGGCTGGTATCTTCGCGGCGCAAGTTGTGGACGAGAGGAACTACTTCGTGGTGCTCAGGCACTGCGTCATCCCAGCTATCCTGACGGCCGCATGGGCTCTGGTTCTCATTAGATGGGCCACACCCATCGCGAGATGGCTTCTGTGA
- a CDS encoding succinylglutamate desuccinylase/aspartoacylase family protein, translating to MSRIDAKVRAVVLAAVVIVVVLTTGAQFRSMWKDDLIVPGPGVTAVRKLSDYFSGLRGTPGDTDVYILEGEEPGATAFVLGGTHPNEPSGYLTAVLLVERAVVRAGRLVVIPHGNRSGFTHNDAQEGSPQWIHLKTQDGVERKFRYGSRATNPLHQWPDPDIYINPSGQRLSGSENRNLNRAYPGRPDGTLTEKVAYAIMEVIRQEKADVSIDLHEASPEYPVIHAIVAHQRAEDLAAMAVMMLDFEDIRMRLEKSPPTFYGLSHRAWGDYSDTMALLMETANPSQGRLRGRTGEALALEGRDKFYVKAAELGRLYVPFDDSGHPIEERVGRHASALLAVFSSMESVGEYKPLVVEGVPGFNEVTDRGLGAFLRPPPR from the coding sequence ATGTCCAGAATAGATGCAAAGGTGCGCGCAGTTGTGCTGGCTGCGGTGGTCATCGTTGTGGTCTTGACGACAGGAGCGCAGTTCCGATCCATGTGGAAGGACGACCTGATCGTTCCCGGGCCGGGTGTAACGGCTGTCCGCAAGCTCTCGGACTACTTCTCTGGACTCCGTGGAACCCCTGGAGACACTGATGTCTATATCCTCGAAGGTGAGGAGCCCGGGGCCACAGCGTTTGTCTTGGGCGGGACTCACCCGAACGAGCCCTCTGGCTACCTCACAGCTGTCCTCTTGGTTGAGCGCGCGGTGGTTCGAGCGGGGCGGCTGGTTGTGATACCACACGGGAACAGAAGTGGATTCACTCACAACGATGCCCAGGAGGGGTCCCCGCAGTGGATTCATCTGAAGACGCAGGATGGCGTGGAGCGGAAGTTCAGATACGGGTCGCGGGCGACCAACCCTCTTCACCAGTGGCCGGACCCGGATATCTACATCAATCCATCGGGTCAGAGACTCTCCGGGAGTGAGAACCGGAACCTGAACCGGGCCTACCCCGGCAGGCCTGACGGAACGCTGACTGAGAAGGTCGCCTACGCAATAATGGAGGTCATTCGGCAGGAGAAGGCGGATGTGTCTATCGATCTCCACGAGGCATCCCCTGAGTACCCTGTGATCCATGCGATCGTCGCCCACCAGCGGGCGGAGGACTTGGCCGCGATGGCCGTCATGATGCTGGACTTCGAGGACATCAGGATGAGGTTGGAGAAGTCCCCTCCAACGTTCTACGGGCTTTCCCACCGCGCGTGGGGCGATTACTCTGACACCATGGCCTTGCTCATGGAGACCGCCAATCCCAGTCAGGGGAGGTTGCGCGGTAGGACCGGCGAGGCTCTCGCGCTCGAGGGGCGCGACAAGTTCTACGTGAAGGCTGCGGAGCTCGGGAGGCTATATGTCCCGTTCGACGATAGTGGCCATCCTATAGAGGAGCGGGTGGGACGTCATGCCAGTGCGCTTCTGGCAGTTTTCTCATCCATGGAATCCGTTGGGGAGTACAAGCCGCTGGTGGTGGAAGGAGTTCCGGGATTCAATGAAGTAACGGACCGGGGGTTAGGAGCGTTTCTGAGGCCTCCGCCGAGATAG